The following proteins are encoded in a genomic region of Magnolia sinica isolate HGM2019 chromosome 1, MsV1, whole genome shotgun sequence:
- the LOC131256573 gene encoding methyl-CpG-binding domain-containing protein 11-like isoform X2 has translation MPSKGGTPKKNEIIFIAPTGEEMSNRRQLEQYLKSHPGNPPVSEFDWGTGDTPRRSARISEKLKAAPPQESEPKKKRSRKSTGSKKGDVEMEAAQETQERKEDQMQDEQTPKKDANAPVETEVDKEVKMQDVSKTDKAVDGERKHGVEEGEKRNGDAPTSTVGKNKETDGVEKPSLPVEEGAENEKKETENGSQEIHQSEHVESQKPPAPSLVSC, from the coding sequence ACGAGATCATTTTCATCGCACCCACAGGGGAGGAGATGAGTAACAGAAGGCAGTTGGAGCAGTACCTGAAATCCCACCCTGGAAATCCTCCAGTATCTGAATTTGACTGGGGGACTGGTGATACCCCGAGGCGATCAGCAAGGATCAGTGAAAAGTTAAAGGCAGCCCCACCTCAGGAAAGCGAGCCAAAGAAGAAGCGAAGTCGGAAATCAACAGGTTCAAAGAAGGGTGATGTGGAAATGGAAGCTGCTCAAGAAACCCAGGAGAGGAAAGAAGATCAGATGCAAGATGAACAGACACCAAAGAAGGATGCTAATGCACCTGTAGAAACTGAAGTTGATAAAGAAGTTAAAATGCAGGATGTGTCAAAGACAGACAAAGCTGTCGATGGTGAAAGAAAGCATGGAGTAGAGGAAGGGGAGAAACGTAACGGAGATGCACCAACATCAACGGTTGGAAAGAATAAGGAGACAGATGGTGTTGAGAAACCCAGCTTGCCAGTTGAAGAGGGAGcggaaaatgagaaaaaagaaacCGAAAATGGGTCCCAAGAGATTCATCAATCAGAGCATGTAGAGTCACAGAAACCTCCAGCACCCTCTTTGGTGAGCTGCTGA